The nucleotide sequence aatacatcatgtattgcattgaaactttagatatgtattctaAACTATcaaacctactaaattaatgaagttagataacacttatttgaatttaatgcaaacaatgggcctttattatttgactttgaagttctggttaaggttttgcatgttagcacacttaggttaatatctcagcaactacatgatgtattgcattgagactaaacattggtactcaaccatccaatctacttaaataaccaagtaagataactctattatgcattaaattaaaataatggcccttttttatttgacatgtATAGAAATTCTGCTCCACTGTAATTGAGGAAACTATGGTTACTCCTGCAATATTTTATACAACCAATAAACTTTTAATGTATTGCATGCTATTTCCATCAGGTCTGTTTTTCATTAAGGGCTGAATGTCTTTGAATTTTACACAAATCTGCGCAGGCATCattttaatctaattttacagtaatgcatgtttcgccaaaacttttcaatccttaaacCGAAAAGCAGTGGAATGGTCAAGctcgctgtctctgtgacagctcttgtttatttacttaggcgtaaaaaaaaatacttttggttAAGGTAACCCAACCCTTCCTACAATATAAGCGCCTTTATAGTTTGTTGGTTAAAAGAAAGTGCTCAGCGTGAGCTTATGTGATGATTGTCCTTTGTCGCACCTTgtttccttcaaacaacttGTCCTACTATACTAAACCTCTTGTAAATTTCAACAGAACTAAACAAGAATGTTTCTTGGATGGTCTCTTCTAGATTCCTTCAATAAAAGTGGTTCCATGCAGAATCTGGTTGGAAAAACTTTGAAATCTGTCTCATTGAGAATTTATAGGCCCAATTTCATAACAATTTCAATGAAAGGCatggattattttattgtttacaatcattgaagatatcaacttcaatcTTCATGAATTTATTCACACCAACAATGTGCTCTATTGTGACAAGTTTACTCTAGTTTTGAAGTATAAAATTAAGACCGTTCGgaacttttgaaacaaaaagatTTTTCACGTTTTTATACATTAGTTTTAAAAACGGAAAGTGTTATTGTTTCACCTGTAACGTACGGGCAGGCGCGTGTTTGGGAGGGCAGCTTCCAGATTGttataatcatttatttgtattaatatagttcataattattaagcatgaaaattatcaaaatagtttGTGATTGTTATTGAAACACAGCTGCCAAACAGTGAAAATAGGTAAACGGATCAGCCAGCCCTCCCCTGACCAGGTTTAGCATGTCCACAGATTTAGATAAAGCAGATCAATGGTGCACTTCTGTGCATCAAAACTCCTTCAGGCATctcccatgccagatgagtcacttGCAAAAATGTggcacttcttatttcttttataatatagtTTATAAAATTTAGATTATGACATTCCCAATGAGCAagtgaaaacatatattaacaaaagctattattgtaaaaatgtaataatcaTCTTCAATAATTGTCTGGAACTTTTTGACAACACTATTGGAATACAATTACTTGCACCATGACATACAGACAGTTGTCAGCTGTAAAGGAAGGGTCTAACTTCTGTGctacaaaacatttttgacatttatggTCTTTGTTCCCTCCATTAATAATATTGAGTcatttttgttgaatatttttagTGAAAACATTTTGTGTAGTAAGGCTCATTTATAATTTCCATTgcactacatgtacattgttttatttcaggacTGTGTCACAATATATCGGACTTCAGCAAACATGTTTCAAGCACAGCTCATTGGTCGACGAATCTTTTCTACTGAACTGACCTGTGTGTCAAAAAGCTTACTGACCATTTTAAGAATAAGACCATTCTGTAGCAGTGCTGATGTCAGAAGCAAATCTGGAATCACTCTGAACAACGCTGTAGATAACCACAGCAATACTCCAGAAAGCCCTAACTCATCTTCAGACAGCCTTAAAAAATCTGATGATAACACTTTCAATAGAACTGCAATCAGCCAAAACAGTACTAGTCAAATTAGTTCTGCAAGTATAGGGTATGATAATCACAGTTTAAATATGTCTGATAGTGATGATGAATGTATtcctttatttaaaagaaagggAAATATAAGAAATCATAGACTGAAAAAAGCAAGGGACTTCATGGATAACTTGAGCCCTGAATTGATCgagaagaaaatgaaaattgaagcAATTGTGGACGGACTGCTTGAAACAAACGCTCTAGTAGGCCACTTTAATATCTTTCAATAATTTCTGTCTACTCTACATGAATGGAACACCCTGCTAGTCCACTTAATTATCTTACAGTATTTACTGTCTGTGTTCGGGGAAGAAGTCCTGGTATTGTCGTAGCCTTGATGGCATCAGCAGCAGCGAAATTTGTTGGGGTCTTTTTGAGTAGTGCAATCTTTTTTATGTTGAACATAAGTTATCTTATAAAAcggcagggttcgaatttaactttgaggagcactcgcaaaattttgcgagtgctttttgaggcaactcgcaaaatgaaaaatcaacttgcaattttattatttgctctattcccttataatattgtataattaaagtagaaatttacacctaagacatattgtgaatattaaaaagtattgttGATAGCTTATTCTTTTTGGGGGGTACTGAAAGACTCATCAGATACTGAccgctttttgataacaaagctgtccaataatttgacattttcactttgtatatttaccctcgcgaTCGGGTAATACACATTCGGtaagcacgctacagatttcatttagtctataagtattaaaaacaataacattataaatttaaaatcaataaaagcaacagtaaatgtagcgtgtaTGCTTTggatcatgaaatatatcgatcgacgaagtctattcactttgacagttgggcggaaatatattcaaaggttgatggggtttacatatagtccgcgaaagcgctaaatttagccaatgattgagctaggtgattatgtcatttgtattcactttgtattatgcacgtcTCGGAGCATCCTGGAAAGATTCgcgataaaactcggccttttccgtatttgttctatttttgaaaacttactagagcgtgactccgtactgtcttctttatactggtagtgtaaacatgccatttatataggctgtttacactcgactacgtagGGGAGTtgagttcatgtttattctactttccttttaacattttgtggtctagaaaaagccactcgcagaattttgcgagcttgaataaaagtcactcgcaatttgcaaatgtcgctcgcattttgcgagtatgcgagtctaaattcgaaccctgaaaCGTATAaaggtatttatatatatatatatatatatatatatatatatatatatatatatatatatatatatatataaaactttaatttataaTGACTGTGCCTATATGAAGCAAGTCCCTTTATTCTTGCTGAACTATTTCAAATCATGGCATGGACACTGTATCAACATTTACTCCATAAGTCTCATAACtaatatttaactgtttttaactgAATAATGTCAATATTGgcatatatacacaaatattctGGCAACCTTTATCAGTCCTGATAAAGAAACCtacaattaaattgaaattgagaACTTGCTGCTGCATTGTTTTCATGTTATAGTATTGATGCTACAGAGTATTGTCTGGTcgtgaaaatatatatgctcTTACTGCTATTAAAATTGGAAAActgtattttcaatttcaggTGCCAACCAATTTTGACCTTATTGACTGGCAACACTTGCTTGGACGGAACCCCAATTACCATTCGATAGCAAAGTGCTGTAGGTATTTGTACCACATTGAACAAGCAAATGAACATGCAGAAAAACAGAAGGTACTTGAGGCTCAAGAAAGGGAGAAGAATCTGTCGCCAAAGGAGTTACAGTTGTTTTACTTTCTACCTTCTTTAATGAGAGAAAAGTGTATTAAGCATTGGAGCCGTCTAAGATGCCTAAAGAGTAATATCCCTTTGATACTTGACTTCAACTATCCTGATTCCTCTGATCGTGAAAAGAAAGCAACCATCAGACAGCTGAATGAAGTCTTAGCGGTTAACTACGCACACCCACAACCTTGCCATCTTCACATGACAAGTGTAATGGATAATGATAGTTTAAAAGAGTTTCTTGAGGTAACAGGTGACACGTTGTGTGGTACGGTCCATGAAAAACCCTTCTGGGAGGTGTTTCCAAAGGACAAGTTGGTGTACCTGACTCAAGATGGTCCTAGGTTGAAAAGTTACACAGGAGATGAGATTTTTATCGTTGGAGGCCTGGTGGAAATTGGTCGCTCTTCTCCAGAGTCGTACTTAAAGGCAAAAAAGCTCGGAATCCGATGTGCTTCCCTTCCGTTTACGGACTACACCTTGTTAGTAATTAACAATTAATCATCTTCCGCCAAACTTTAAGTTTtaggagggggatattgttttgatGTTGACTGACTGTCCGGTTTTTTT is from Mya arenaria isolate MELC-2E11 chromosome 9, ASM2691426v1 and encodes:
- the LOC128245814 gene encoding tRNA methyltransferase 10 homolog C-like produces the protein MFQAQLIGRRIFSTELTCVSKSLLTILRIRPFCSSADVRSKSGITLNNAVDNHSNTPESPNSSSDSLKKSDDNTFNRTAISQNSTSQISSASIGYDNHSLNMSDSDDECIPLFKRKGNIRNHRLKKARDFMDNLSPELIEKKMKIEAIVDGLLETNALVPTNFDLIDWQHLLGRNPNYHSIAKCCRYLYHIEQANEHAEKQKVLEAQEREKNLSPKELQLFYFLPSLMREKCIKHWSRLRCLKSNIPLILDFNYPDSSDREKKATIRQLNEVLAVNYAHPQPCHLHMTSVMDNDSLKEFLEVTGDTLCGTVHEKPFWEVFPKDKLVYLTQDGPRLKSYTGDEIFIVGGLVEIGRSSPESYLKAKKLGIRCASLPFTDYTFFQHNKRLRLGHVVRIMLDYFLHHDWPRAFKSLTCDNSEEGWRDDKSEDSKVKKNMRYERYISDTRSGNKYQETRKFQRSKRQY